From Saimiri boliviensis isolate mSaiBol1 chromosome 9, mSaiBol1.pri, whole genome shotgun sequence, a single genomic window includes:
- the WFDC12 gene encoding WAP four-disulfide core domain protein 12, with translation MRSSRFLVLMVSLALVTLVASEGVKGNTEKPGVCPADNVRCIKSDPPQCHTDQDCQGIRKCCYLHCGFKCVIPVKELEEGGSKDEDVSRPCPESGWEVKPPGFFSTRCPQK, from the exons ATGAGGTCCAGCAGGTTCTTGGTCCTCATGGTGTCTCTTGCACTTGTGACCCTGGTGGCTTCGGAAGGAGTTAAAGGGA ATACAGAGAAACCAGGGGTTTGCCCAGCTGACAATGTACGCTGCATCAAATCCGATCCTCCCCAGTGTCACACAGACCAGGACTGTCAGGGGATAAGGAAGTGTTGTTACCTGCACTGTGGCTTCAAGTGTGTGATTCCTGTGAAGGAACTGGAAGAAG GAGGAAGCAAGGATGAAGATGTATCAAGGCCATGCCCAGAGTCAGGATGGGAAGTCAAGCCTCCAGGCTTCTTCTCCACCAGGTGTCCTCAGAAATGA
- the WFDC5 gene encoding WAP four-disulfide core domain protein 5: protein MRIQSLLLLGALLAVGSQPPAAFGRKKGEKSGGCPPDDGPCLLSVPDQCMEDSQCPWTRKCCYKACFRQCVPRVSVKLGSCPEDQLRCLSPMNHLCHKDADCSGKKRCCPSACGRDCRDPARG, encoded by the exons ATGAGGATCcaaagcctcctcctcctgggggcCCTCCTGGCTGTGGGGAGTCAGCCACCTGCTGCCTTTGGCAGGAAGAAGGGAG AGAAATCAGGGGGCTGCCCACCAGATGATGGGCCCTGCCTCCTGTCGGTGCCTGACCAGTGCATGGAAGACAGCCAGTGTCCCTGGACCAGGAAGTGCTGCTACAAGGCTTGCTTCCGCCAGTGCGTCCCCAGGGTCTCTG TGAAGCTGGGCAGCTGCCCGGAGGACCAACTGCGCTGCCTCAGTCCCATGAACCACCTGTGTCACAAGGACGCAGACTGCTCCGGCAAGAAGCGGTGCTGCCCCAGCGCCTGCGGCCGGGATTGCCGCGATCCTGCCAGAG gCTAA